In a single window of the Pyrococcus sp. NA2 genome:
- the cas6 gene encoding CRISPR-associated endoribonuclease Cas6 produces MRFLIRVKPEEKKFKVPYNHLYYLQGLIYNRIRLANPKLSTFLHETRGPKLFTYSLFMAEKREHPRNLPYFIGIKRGFFYFSTCIPEIAEAFISGLFREPEIILWGEKFYLEEVKALKEPKKFNGSTFITLSPIAVTMQRGGKRYDVSPLEEEFYDLIRENLRDKYVMIKGEKPPEDFEMEVIAAKPKRFEVKPGIYQMAWHLVFKAYGDDELIRVGYVVGFGEKNSLGFGMVKVESDRNAQREIKDRVYNASLYQRGKSGESGAEESIY; encoded by the coding sequence ATGAGGTTCTTAATTAGAGTTAAGCCTGAAGAGAAAAAATTCAAAGTTCCATATAATCACCTGTATTATTTACAAGGGTTAATATATAACAGGATAAGGCTAGCGAACCCTAAATTGAGCACTTTCCTTCACGAGACGAGGGGACCAAAACTTTTCACGTATTCACTCTTCATGGCCGAAAAGAGGGAACATCCCAGGAACTTACCATACTTCATAGGTATCAAGAGGGGATTCTTTTACTTCTCAACATGCATCCCGGAGATTGCAGAGGCGTTCATTTCGGGACTCTTCAGGGAGCCGGAGATAATACTTTGGGGAGAGAAGTTCTACCTTGAGGAGGTGAAGGCATTAAAGGAGCCAAAGAAGTTCAACGGTTCCACTTTCATAACCCTATCTCCAATAGCGGTTACCATGCAGAGGGGAGGGAAGAGGTATGACGTTTCTCCACTTGAGGAAGAGTTCTATGATCTGATCAGGGAGAACTTAAGGGATAAATACGTAATGATCAAAGGAGAGAAACCTCCTGAAGACTTTGAAATGGAAGTAATTGCCGCTAAACCTAAGAGATTCGAAGTTAAGCCAGGAATTTATCAGATGGCATGGCATCTCGTTTTCAAGGCTTATGGTGATGATGAGCTGATTAGGGTTGGTTACGTTGTTGGTTTTGGGGAGAAGAACTCTCTTGGCTTTGGAATGGTGAAAGTCGAGAGTGATAGAAATGCACAGAGAGAAATTAAAGATAGAGTTTATAATGCAAGTCTTTATCAAAGGGGCAAGTCCGGAGAAAGTGGAGCTGAAGAAAGCATTTATTAA
- a CDS encoding carbamoyltransferase, whose translation MIILGIHDGHDAGVALIKEEELYAINEERLNRIKKYRGFPRLSLRKILEISDTYPEEVDIIAVAGLFRRQKRLLELESELKKVFGVNFKEKVIFVEHHLAHASSAYYTSGLKDAVVLTIDAAGDGLSSTISIGRDGELFRIAQSTYIDSLGDFYASITELLGFKPMRHEGKVMSLAAYGKPKYELSSIIEVKGLTFENKLKIIGTEATRKLAEIFSFPLERAKEVSSNLKKGILNGELERKAIEIAASAQAHLEKLVEELGLKLKEYDLPIAYAGGVAQNVKANAILRRIFGDVWVFPAMDDAGLAFGAAIYVKAQMERMYGKWKPFKLRHVFLGPSYPLETIEEELKREKLEYEEVDVPSFVADSLSEGKIVGLFQGRMEYGPRALGNRSILADPRDESVKEKLNIALRRDVFQPFAPSILEERFEEYIEDLTGEPNRFMTMSYIASEEFRNIAPAVIHVDNTTRPQSVPNEKETERYYRIIKEFEKRSGVGAVLNTSFNMHGEPIVCSPRDAIRTAKISNIDVLVLENFAIHLE comes from the coding sequence ATGATAATACTTGGGATTCATGATGGTCACGATGCGGGGGTTGCATTGATTAAGGAGGAGGAACTCTATGCTATTAACGAGGAGAGGCTCAACAGGATAAAGAAGTACAGGGGATTCCCGAGGCTTAGCTTGAGAAAAATCCTTGAGATCTCGGATACTTATCCTGAGGAAGTGGACATCATAGCTGTGGCAGGCCTTTTCAGAAGACAAAAGAGGCTTTTGGAGCTTGAAAGTGAGCTCAAAAAGGTTTTTGGAGTCAACTTCAAGGAAAAGGTAATATTCGTTGAACACCACCTGGCTCATGCTTCCTCCGCTTATTATACCTCTGGGCTGAAGGATGCGGTAGTTCTAACGATCGATGCGGCAGGTGATGGTCTCAGCTCAACGATCAGCATCGGGAGAGATGGTGAGCTCTTTAGAATAGCCCAATCAACTTACATAGATTCCCTGGGAGACTTCTACGCTTCAATAACCGAGCTCCTAGGATTCAAACCAATGAGGCATGAAGGTAAGGTCATGAGCCTGGCTGCTTATGGTAAGCCAAAGTACGAGCTATCCTCAATCATAGAAGTGAAGGGGCTAACCTTTGAGAACAAGCTGAAGATAATAGGAACGGAGGCAACAAGAAAGTTAGCCGAGATATTTTCCTTTCCCTTAGAAAGGGCTAAGGAGGTATCCTCAAACTTAAAGAAGGGTATCTTAAATGGAGAGCTCGAGAGAAAGGCGATAGAGATAGCCGCAAGTGCTCAGGCTCATCTGGAAAAACTTGTTGAAGAGCTTGGATTAAAACTAAAGGAATATGATTTGCCAATAGCTTACGCAGGAGGGGTTGCCCAGAACGTGAAGGCCAATGCGATCCTTAGGAGGATATTCGGTGATGTATGGGTGTTTCCCGCCATGGATGATGCTGGATTGGCCTTCGGGGCTGCAATCTATGTGAAGGCTCAGATGGAAAGAATGTACGGAAAATGGAAGCCTTTCAAGCTGAGACACGTCTTCTTGGGACCGTCCTATCCTTTAGAGACCATAGAAGAGGAGCTAAAAAGAGAGAAGTTGGAGTATGAGGAAGTTGATGTCCCATCATTTGTTGCAGATTCATTGAGTGAGGGAAAGATAGTCGGCCTCTTCCAGGGAAGGATGGAATATGGACCAAGGGCCCTTGGAAACAGATCTATTCTGGCGGATCCCAGGGATGAGAGTGTTAAGGAGAAATTGAACATAGCCCTTAGAAGGGATGTCTTTCAGCCGTTTGCTCCTTCAATACTCGAGGAGAGGTTTGAAGAATACATAGAGGATCTGACGGGAGAGCCGAACAGGTTCATGACGATGAGTTACATCGCAAGCGAGGAGTTCAGGAATATAGCTCCGGCTGTGATTCACGTTGATAATACAACTAGACCTCAGAGCGTTCCAAATGAAAAGGAAACGGAAAGATATTACAGGATAATAAAGGAGTTTGAGAAGAGGTCTGGAGTTGGGGCTGTTTTAAACACATCCTTCAATATGCATGGAGAGCCGATAGTATGCTCTCCCAGGGATGCAATTAGAACGGCTAAAATATCCAATATTGATGTATTAGTTCTCGAGAATTTTGCGATCCATCTAGAATAA
- a CDS encoding adenylate kinase family protein, whose translation MLIAITGTPGVGKTTIAKLLAERLGYEYVNLRDFALEKGCGRKVNDEVEVEIDELAYFVEREFKGKDAILDGHLSHLMPVDLVIVLRVHPGIIGERLKKRGYSKEKIGENVEAELVDAILIEAIDEHENVIEVDTTNKTPEEVVNEILELINSGVKRRIGIVDWSRVYDEIIPYLRLGGE comes from the coding sequence ATGCTGATAGCGATAACTGGGACTCCTGGGGTTGGAAAGACTACAATAGCAAAATTGCTCGCAGAAAGGCTTGGGTATGAATACGTAAACTTGAGGGATTTTGCCCTTGAGAAGGGTTGTGGGAGAAAGGTTAATGATGAGGTGGAAGTTGAGATAGATGAGTTGGCCTACTTCGTTGAGAGGGAGTTCAAAGGTAAAGATGCCATTCTTGACGGACATCTGAGCCACTTAATGCCCGTTGACTTGGTTATAGTGTTGAGAGTCCACCCCGGGATAATAGGGGAGAGGTTGAAGAAGAGGGGATACAGCAAGGAGAAGATCGGAGAGAACGTTGAGGCTGAGCTGGTTGATGCCATATTGATAGAGGCTATAGACGAGCACGAAAACGTTATAGAAGTTGACACAACTAATAAAACTCCAGAAGAAGTTGTCAACGAGATCCTAGAACTTATAAACTCCGGAGTTAAGAGGAGAATAGGAATAGTCGACTGGAGCAGGGTTTACGATGAAATAATTCCATACCTGAGACTTGGAGGTGAGTGA
- a CDS encoding zinc metalloprotease HtpX, which yields MGLGLWVRTGVLMAFLTALLVGIGYLIGGRGGMLIAFTLALFMNFLSYWFSDSIVLSWYNARIVSEEEAPELHAIVEKLARAAGIPKPRVAIVPTMVPNAFATGRSPSNAVVAVTEGLLHLLNRDELEGVIAHEISHIKNRDTLIQTIAAVLAGAIMILVDFARWSLWFGAYDDERDSGNIIGLILAIVLAPLAAILIQMAISRSREYLADETGARISGKPHALASALMKIEEAIRYRPLRRGNPATAHMFIVNPFRGIDFAELFSTHPPTEKRIERLRKIALEMGIIF from the coding sequence ATGGGCTTGGGGTTGTGGGTTAGAACTGGAGTGTTAATGGCATTCCTCACCGCTCTCCTGGTTGGAATAGGCTACCTAATAGGCGGAAGGGGTGGGATGTTAATAGCCTTCACACTGGCACTCTTCATGAACTTCCTCAGCTATTGGTTTAGCGATTCAATAGTCTTAAGCTGGTACAACGCGAGGATAGTTAGCGAGGAGGAAGCTCCTGAGTTGCATGCCATAGTTGAGAAGTTGGCCAGAGCCGCCGGCATTCCAAAGCCCAGAGTAGCGATAGTTCCAACTATGGTTCCAAATGCATTCGCAACTGGGAGAAGTCCCAGTAACGCGGTGGTTGCGGTAACTGAGGGATTGCTTCACTTACTCAACAGGGATGAGCTCGAGGGAGTTATAGCACATGAGATTAGCCACATAAAGAATAGGGACACCTTAATACAGACGATAGCTGCAGTTCTAGCTGGAGCAATAATGATACTTGTCGATTTCGCGAGATGGTCTCTGTGGTTTGGGGCTTACGATGATGAGAGGGACTCAGGAAACATAATTGGGCTGATACTTGCGATAGTTCTAGCTCCACTAGCGGCCATCCTAATACAGATGGCGATAAGCAGGTCGAGGGAGTATCTAGCAGATGAAACTGGAGCTAGAATAAGCGGGAAGCCTCATGCCCTTGCGAGCGCCCTCATGAAGATAGAGGAGGCCATTAGGTACAGGCCCTTAAGAAGGGGTAATCCAGCAACGGCCCACATGTTCATAGTGAACCCGTTCAGGGGAATTGACTTCGCGGAGCTCTTCTCAACTCACCCACCAACGGAGAAGAGGATTGAGAGGCTCAGGAAGATAGCACTCGAGATGGGCATAATATTCTGA
- a CDS encoding DUF2357 domain-containing protein yields the protein MMQLVKEYPIGKGIKLFSNKGPIVLVDGKVGYLFEWVDYYLEVPGNGEFKVFLGDEEAEVISNNLYKITSKNYIGKSKLEIRKNGRTILRIDVEIISEKFAKIGKNKVEDVNESTIGRVIENYRTFVEAITAELKRRALELPFSIKSPTGFEFVESDDPVSELFAYHFLRNNKDRIISAYEEILKRPHKKLLEELGWVHFWEVSEIDEDTILSIAQYPENLIEVKTPGVEINGSRYAPLKLLQKEKYETFDTLENRFAKYFLSELINWSERVLESFSEVNIGDETIEGLLHSLEYFWNDPIFSEVGEFTMFPYTSQVLLKREGYRDLLELWKEFRAYSPFFGELNRVIENKDVAKLYEYWCFFKLVEKLGKILGKKSLRIIIEPTGELHESDSKEEVYAEFSNGWRLYYNKKLAPRKWSYSVSLRPDFSLFSGDPSDKRTRLIGVFDAKFKFEPVDLSKFADEEKKMEKNPDLQTWAKLEDIYKMHTYKDALNAQFAVVLYPGKRSIFYDLDRGKIESFTISDTLRGNIRGVGYLGFIPEVIEDENF from the coding sequence ATGATGCAATTAGTGAAGGAGTATCCCATAGGTAAGGGAATTAAGCTCTTTTCTAACAAGGGCCCTATCGTCTTAGTGGATGGAAAAGTTGGCTACCTCTTTGAATGGGTTGACTATTACCTTGAGGTTCCAGGGAATGGAGAATTCAAGGTCTTCCTGGGAGATGAAGAGGCTGAAGTTATCTCGAATAACCTCTACAAGATCACCTCCAAGAATTATATTGGAAAGTCAAAGCTTGAAATAAGAAAGAATGGGCGAACGATTCTTAGAATCGACGTTGAAATTATCTCGGAAAAGTTTGCCAAAATTGGAAAGAACAAAGTTGAAGATGTTAATGAAAGCACGATAGGGAGGGTAATTGAGAATTATAGAACATTCGTTGAGGCCATAACTGCTGAACTAAAACGAAGAGCATTGGAGTTACCTTTTAGCATTAAGTCCCCTACAGGCTTTGAATTCGTTGAGAGCGACGACCCTGTTAGTGAACTCTTCGCCTATCACTTCCTAAGGAATAATAAAGATAGGATAATCTCAGCCTACGAGGAGATCCTCAAAAGACCTCACAAGAAACTCTTGGAGGAACTCGGGTGGGTTCACTTTTGGGAGGTAAGTGAAATCGACGAGGATACTATCTTAAGCATTGCCCAGTATCCAGAGAATCTTATTGAGGTTAAAACTCCTGGGGTTGAGATTAATGGAAGTAGATATGCACCACTAAAACTTCTCCAAAAGGAAAAATATGAAACATTTGACACGCTTGAAAATAGGTTTGCAAAGTATTTCCTTAGTGAGCTAATAAACTGGAGCGAGAGAGTTTTAGAGAGCTTTTCAGAGGTAAATATAGGGGATGAAACTATAGAAGGACTCCTTCATAGCCTCGAATACTTCTGGAATGATCCAATTTTCAGCGAAGTTGGGGAATTCACTATGTTCCCATATACCTCTCAGGTGCTACTCAAGAGAGAAGGATATAGGGATTTACTTGAACTTTGGAAGGAGTTTAGAGCCTATTCGCCCTTCTTCGGTGAGCTTAATAGGGTTATTGAAAATAAGGATGTAGCAAAGCTCTACGAGTACTGGTGCTTCTTCAAACTTGTAGAGAAACTTGGTAAGATCCTCGGCAAAAAGAGTCTTAGAATAATTATTGAGCCAACGGGAGAACTCCATGAGAGCGATAGTAAGGAGGAGGTTTACGCTGAATTCAGTAATGGCTGGAGACTTTACTACAACAAAAAGTTAGCTCCCAGGAAGTGGAGCTACTCCGTCTCCCTTAGACCCGACTTCTCGCTATTTAGTGGGGATCCATCAGATAAAAGGACGAGACTAATAGGGGTTTTCGATGCTAAGTTCAAATTTGAGCCCGTTGATCTCAGTAAGTTTGCAGATGAAGAAAAGAAAATGGAGAAAAACCCAGATCTCCAAACATGGGCAAAGCTGGAAGATATATATAAGATGCACACGTATAAAGATGCTTTGAATGCCCAGTTTGCTGTTGTGCTTTATCCAGGAAAAAGAAGTATATTTTACGATTTAGATAGGGGCAAGATTGAAAGTTTCACGATAAGTGACACTTTGAGAGGGAACATTAGAGGGGTTGGTTACCTCGGATTCATTCCAGAGGTGATTGAAGATGAGAACTTTTAG
- a CDS encoding McrB family protein, whose product MRTFRKVYLEITKPPGRIHNENHVGRFLWAPAEQKYWNGREGKIGLLKVGDIIIHDVNGKIVGYSKVANPPMQVSKNEIIKIFKNEGIWNEKYKKFAEDWFKKSPTGKFYIVKLKDFKEFKENYGYTKVKGLPEPWSIQGVYLTDVSPAIMRELGIKIKEEVESELLAKYLISNGYFYPFHVISQFYIALKTKGFVILSGLSGTGKTKIALEFVELLEMPQLMSASGENTNTEKEIEILEKTIEKNGFLIYGWKPAGKVKDIRPPFIFWYYDSDQNDKFYRKVPYGLIVNDIRVDKENLPEDWIKGLRWIKEAYNEDIDRYVREHEIFFKVLRVIRCMREISEFRALEENRTLDSSDASRMRNGYIFVKAPEDCTHQFTNHIFLSVRPDWRDSKPLLGYYNPLDNKYNKTPLLEFILRAIEDYRQNREKAMPYFIILDEMNLAHVEYYFADFLSVLESGRDESGFTRESIKLHNVDEVEEKQGIPKEIKLPPNLYIIGTVNIDETTYMFSPKVLDRAFTIEFHDVSLEDYPPQKTKLSQEEVQEIRNVILEDLRRNGRFLAYGKESDIREALEELKNAENGRYWRILQQLNKALEPYDLHFGYRVVDEIALFFRNAKESWEKGIISFESEDEIFELALLMKILPKFHGNRRKLEKPLLLILKLAKEGELNEEDIGKDADELFDEIFGPENIRSKGEMIAKALSSLKNDYKFKHIAKKVLRMLRQLYEVGFASFS is encoded by the coding sequence ATGAGAACTTTTAGGAAGGTTTATTTAGAAATAACGAAACCTCCTGGCAGAATCCATAATGAAAACCATGTAGGCAGATTTCTCTGGGCCCCAGCTGAGCAAAAATATTGGAATGGCCGCGAAGGAAAAATTGGACTGTTAAAGGTAGGCGACATAATAATCCACGATGTCAATGGAAAAATTGTTGGGTATTCAAAAGTTGCAAACCCACCTATGCAGGTTTCCAAGAACGAAATTATCAAAATATTCAAAAATGAAGGGATATGGAATGAGAAGTACAAGAAATTTGCAGAAGATTGGTTCAAAAAATCTCCAACTGGAAAATTCTACATTGTTAAACTCAAGGATTTTAAGGAATTCAAAGAGAATTATGGATATACAAAGGTGAAAGGACTTCCAGAACCGTGGAGTATTCAAGGAGTATACCTTACAGATGTGAGTCCAGCCATTATGAGGGAGCTTGGAATCAAGATTAAGGAGGAAGTTGAGAGTGAATTACTTGCCAAATACCTCATATCAAATGGTTACTTCTATCCATTTCATGTTATTTCCCAATTCTATATTGCCCTAAAAACGAAGGGCTTTGTGATACTTTCAGGCTTGAGTGGAACTGGAAAGACGAAGATTGCTTTGGAATTTGTCGAACTGTTAGAGATGCCCCAATTGATGTCAGCTTCAGGTGAAAACACAAATACAGAAAAAGAAATAGAAATCCTCGAAAAGACTATCGAAAAGAATGGATTCCTTATTTATGGCTGGAAACCTGCAGGAAAGGTCAAAGATATAAGACCACCCTTCATTTTCTGGTATTATGACAGTGATCAAAATGACAAATTTTACAGGAAGGTTCCATATGGGCTCATTGTTAATGATATTAGGGTAGACAAGGAGAACCTCCCAGAAGACTGGATAAAAGGATTAAGGTGGATAAAAGAGGCATACAATGAAGATATTGATCGATATGTAAGGGAACATGAGATATTCTTTAAAGTTCTGAGGGTCATTAGGTGTATGAGAGAGATCTCAGAATTTAGAGCCCTCGAAGAGAACAGGACACTAGACTCGAGTGATGCCTCAAGGATGCGAAATGGATATATATTTGTCAAAGCACCGGAAGATTGCACACATCAATTCACGAATCATATTTTCCTCTCCGTTCGTCCAGATTGGAGAGATTCGAAGCCTTTACTCGGTTACTATAACCCACTAGATAACAAATACAATAAAACTCCCCTCCTAGAGTTCATTTTAAGGGCGATCGAAGATTATAGACAGAACAGGGAAAAGGCCATGCCATACTTCATCATTCTTGATGAGATGAATCTTGCCCATGTTGAATATTACTTTGCGGACTTCCTGAGCGTTCTTGAAAGCGGAAGAGACGAGAGCGGTTTCACAAGGGAAAGCATAAAGCTCCATAATGTTGATGAGGTTGAGGAAAAACAAGGAATTCCAAAGGAGATTAAGCTTCCACCTAATCTCTACATAATTGGAACGGTAAACATAGATGAAACCACGTACATGTTCAGCCCAAAGGTTCTTGATAGAGCTTTCACGATAGAGTTCCACGACGTAAGCTTAGAGGACTATCCACCGCAGAAAACTAAATTATCCCAGGAAGAAGTTCAAGAGATAAGGAACGTTATACTTGAAGATCTGAGAAGAAACGGAAGATTCCTCGCATACGGGAAGGAAAGCGACATTAGGGAAGCTCTTGAAGAGCTTAAGAATGCTGAGAATGGAAGGTATTGGCGGATACTCCAACAACTTAACAAGGCTCTCGAGCCATATGATCTGCACTTTGGATATAGAGTCGTTGATGAAATTGCCCTATTCTTCAGAAATGCCAAGGAAAGCTGGGAGAAAGGGATCATCAGCTTTGAAAGTGAGGATGAGATCTTTGAGCTCGCTCTCCTAATGAAGATCCTTCCAAAGTTCCATGGAAATAGAAGGAAGTTAGAGAAACCACTACTTCTCATTCTTAAGCTAGCAAAGGAGGGAGAACTAAACGAAGAGGATATAGGCAAAGATGCCGATGAGCTATTTGATGAGATATTTGGACCTGAAAATATTAGGAGCAAAGGTGAGATGATAGCTAAGGCCCTTTCAAGCTTAAAAAACGATTATAAGTTCAAACACATTGCCAAGAAGGTTCTCCGCATGCTTCGCCAACTTTACGAGGTCGGCTTTGCAAGCTTTAGTTAA
- a CDS encoding C2H2-type zinc finger protein, with amino-acid sequence MVRLKAIIVKDRDGEEFLRCPRCGMVFKRRKDYIKHVNKAHGWLFGRGKPKGKRLRKKYAKLLEKKSQ; translated from the coding sequence ATGGTGAGGCTCAAGGCGATCATCGTAAAGGATAGGGACGGCGAGGAGTTCCTTAGGTGCCCAAGGTGTGGAATGGTCTTCAAGAGAAGGAAGGACTACATAAAGCACGTCAACAAAGCTCATGGTTGGCTCTTTGGCAGGGGCAAGCCAAAGGGTAAGAGGCTCAGGAAGAAGTATGCAAAGCTACTTGAGAAGAAATCTCAGTGA
- a CDS encoding diphthine--ammonia ligase, with the protein MVGLADVAVLYSGGKDSNYALYWALKNGFNVKFLVSMVSENEESYMYHTPNIELTDLQARSLGIPLVKGFTRGEKEREVEDLKVILGGLKVDGIVAGALASEYQRKRIERIAKELGLKVYTPAWGQDPYEYMKSIINLGFKVIFVGVSAYGLNESWLGRELDFKALEDLKRLNERYKIHIAGEGGEFETFVLDMPYFKYRIVIDKAEKYWDGLSGKLIIKKAHLEKKN; encoded by the coding sequence ATGGTGGGCTTAGCTGATGTCGCTGTTCTCTATTCTGGCGGAAAGGATTCAAACTACGCCCTCTACTGGGCTCTTAAAAACGGTTTTAACGTCAAATTCCTTGTCTCAATGGTGAGCGAAAACGAAGAGAGCTACATGTATCATACCCCGAACATAGAGCTAACAGACCTCCAGGCAAGATCCTTGGGGATACCACTTGTCAAGGGGTTTACAAGGGGAGAGAAGGAAAGGGAAGTTGAGGATTTAAAGGTCATTTTGGGAGGACTTAAAGTTGATGGAATAGTTGCTGGGGCTTTAGCTAGCGAATATCAAAGGAAGAGAATCGAAAGGATAGCCAAGGAGCTCGGATTAAAAGTTTACACGCCGGCCTGGGGCCAGGATCCCTACGAGTACATGAAGAGCATCATTAACCTTGGCTTTAAAGTGATATTCGTTGGAGTATCTGCTTACGGCTTAAACGAGAGTTGGTTAGGTAGGGAACTTGACTTCAAAGCTCTCGAAGATTTGAAAAGACTCAACGAGAGGTATAAGATCCACATTGCTGGGGAAGGTGGAGAATTTGAGACTTTCGTTCTCGACATGCCCTATTTTAAGTACAGAATTGTCATAGATAAAGCCGAAAAGTATTGGGATGGTCTATCTGGAAAATTAATCATAAAAAAGGCCCATTTAGAAAAGAAAAATTAA